A single genomic interval of Flexibacter flexilis DSM 6793 harbors:
- a CDS encoding NAD-dependent epimerase/dehydratase family protein: MNETASLTILLTGGAGFLGKHITAFHESIGNKVVTLGRERNNTLVTDLSNTVPDLSNYTFDYVIHAAGKAHVVPQNQAEEQEFFDVNYWGTINLLAGLEKCPTLPKGVVLISTVAVYGLDSGELIKESQPLAASEPYGKSKIQAEEAVKDWGVKHGVSAAALRLPLVAGTNPPGNLGAMISGISKGFYLSIGEADARKSIVLANDVAKIAVKAAQVGGIYNLSDGHHPNFEELETLISQQLGKKKPIKIPYFVAKMLAWAGDAFFFVTRRRFPINSRALSKITSPLTFDDTLARQQLGWKPTGVLQGFKIK; encoded by the coding sequence ATGAACGAAACAGCATCTTTAACAATTTTGCTTACAGGCGGCGCAGGCTTTTTGGGCAAACATATCACAGCATTTCATGAAAGCATTGGGAATAAAGTGGTTACTCTTGGACGCGAGCGTAACAATACCCTCGTAACAGACCTTTCCAACACAGTTCCAGACCTTTCTAACTATACATTTGATTATGTGATTCATGCCGCAGGCAAGGCGCACGTAGTCCCACAAAATCAAGCAGAAGAGCAAGAGTTTTTTGATGTAAATTATTGGGGAACAATCAATTTGCTGGCTGGCTTAGAAAAATGCCCGACCTTACCCAAAGGCGTAGTGCTGATTAGTACCGTAGCCGTTTATGGCTTAGACAGCGGCGAACTTATCAAAGAATCGCAGCCCTTGGCAGCTTCTGAGCCTTACGGAAAAAGTAAGATTCAGGCCGAAGAAGCTGTAAAAGATTGGGGCGTAAAGCATGGCGTTTCGGCGGCGGCTTTGCGTTTGCCATTGGTGGCGGGCACGAATCCCCCTGGCAATTTGGGCGCGATGATTTCGGGTATTAGCAAAGGTTTTTATTTGAGTATCGGGGAAGCTGATGCACGCAAAAGTATTGTTTTGGCTAATGACGTGGCAAAAATCGCGGTAAAAGCGGCGCAAGTAGGCGGTATTTATAACCTCTCAGACGGGCATCACCCCAATTTTGAGGAGTTAGAAACACTTATTAGCCAACAACTTGGCAAGAAAAAACCAATAAAAATTCCTTACTTTGTGGCCAAAATGTTGGCTTGGGCTGGCGATGCGTTTTTCTTTGTTACACGCCGACGTTTCCCTATCAACAGCCGCGCTTTGAGCAAAATAACCAGTCCGCTCACTTTTGACGACACACTGGCACGCCAACAACTCGGCTGGAAACCAACAGGTGTTTTGCAAGGTTTTAAAATTAAATAA
- a CDS encoding 6-pyruvoyl trahydropterin synthase family protein, which translates to MKVAVFRKEHFNAAHRLHNPAWSDEQNKAVFGRCNNPHYHGHNYEVVVKVVGEIDPQTGYVIDTKILSDLVKELVVSKFDHRNLNLDTEEFKSLNPTAENIAVVIWQKLRERLDAKLELKVILYETERNYVEYPAN; encoded by the coding sequence ATGAAAGTAGCCGTTTTTCGCAAAGAACATTTTAACGCAGCCCATCGACTTCATAACCCAGCTTGGAGCGACGAGCAAAATAAAGCGGTGTTTGGAAGATGTAACAATCCGCACTATCATGGCCATAACTACGAGGTAGTAGTAAAAGTAGTGGGCGAAATCGACCCGCAAACAGGCTATGTAATAGACACCAAAATATTAAGTGATTTAGTAAAAGAATTGGTAGTCAGCAAATTTGACCACCGAAATCTTAATTTAGACACAGAGGAATTTAAGAGCCTCAACCCTACTGCCGAAAACATCGCGGTGGTGATTTGGCAAAAGTTGCGTGAGCGATTAGATGCCAAATTGGAACTGAAAGTAATCCTTTACGAAACAGAAAGAAACTATGTCGAATATCCCGCCAATTAA
- a CDS encoding agmatine deiminase family protein produces MATIFTQTPAQLGYRFPAEWEKHTATWLSWIHKEASWPGKIETVYPVYSEFIKILTAGEMVNINVADEAMKAAATEHLLRQGVDLSRVQFFMHPTNDAWCRDHGPAFLLNPSAAHPKVIVDWGYNAWGDKYPPYDLDDVIPTRIAEHYNLPVFYPEIVMEGGSVEFNGLGTLLTSKACLLNENRNPHLSQAQIEQKLRDFYGVTNILWLGDGIVGDDTDGHVDDITRFVNTDTVVTVIEHDKSDENYLPLKENLELLQTMRLENGKQLNVVELPMPKPVVFDDQRLPASYANFYIGNAAVVVPTYRDEVNDQKALDILAKCFPDRPVVGLDSTDLVWGLGSFHCLSQQEPAV; encoded by the coding sequence ATGGCAACTATTTTCACCCAAACACCCGCCCAATTGGGCTACCGATTCCCTGCCGAATGGGAAAAACACACGGCCACTTGGCTGAGTTGGATACACAAAGAAGCCTCTTGGCCGGGCAAAATCGAGACGGTTTATCCTGTGTATTCGGAATTTATCAAAATCCTGACGGCTGGCGAAATGGTAAATATCAACGTAGCCGATGAAGCCATGAAAGCCGCCGCAACGGAACATTTGTTGCGTCAGGGCGTGGACTTGTCCAGAGTGCAGTTTTTCATGCACCCCACCAACGACGCTTGGTGCAGAGACCACGGCCCCGCGTTTTTGCTCAACCCGTCGGCGGCGCACCCCAAAGTAATCGTAGATTGGGGCTATAACGCTTGGGGCGACAAATATCCTCCTTACGACCTTGACGACGTAATCCCGACGCGCATCGCGGAGCATTATAATCTTCCTGTTTTCTATCCAGAAATCGTGATGGAAGGCGGCTCGGTGGAATTTAATGGCTTAGGAACATTGCTTACTTCTAAGGCTTGTTTGCTCAACGAAAACCGCAATCCACATCTTTCGCAAGCCCAAATCGAACAAAAACTACGCGATTTTTATGGCGTAACTAATATTTTGTGGTTGGGCGATGGCATCGTAGGCGACGACACCGACGGCCACGTGGACGACATCACGCGTTTTGTGAACACGGACACGGTGGTTACAGTAATCGAGCACGACAAATCGGACGAAAATTATTTGCCGCTCAAAGAAAATTTGGAGCTTTTGCAAACCATGCGTTTGGAAAACGGCAAGCAACTTAACGTAGTAGAATTGCCGATGCCAAAACCTGTGGTGTTTGACGACCAACGTTTGCCAGCTTCTTACGCAAACTTCTACATCGGCAACGCTGCCGTAGTAGTGCCTACTTACCGCGACGAGGTGAACGACCAAAAAGCCTTGGACATTTTGGCCAAATGCTTCCCCGACCGACCAGTAGTTGGTCTTGACTCTACGGATTTGGTGTGGGGCTTGGGTAGTTTCCACTGTTTGAGCCAGCAAGAACCAGCCGTATAA
- a CDS encoding endonuclease/exonuclease/phosphatase family protein: protein MKSIRFFAIAAMLLALGGNLQAAPKKITVAFYNLENLFDTEDDPTIDDEEFLPTGKNRWDADRYQRKLEHMADVIAQIGDEDGPEVLGVCEVENRKVMQDLIATPKLRDRNYDIVHVNSPDGRGIDVGFFYKKDVFTYLSHRALNVSFADEPTLKTRDILMVKGLLKGDTVYFFVNHWPSRRGGAASDGKRKAAATRTRGVIDSILTQSPNAKILLMGDFNDEPTNESIKDVLNASGNEKELKDKQLYNAMWDLKQAGRGSHSYQKEWSMLDQMIISQGFLNKKSKGAQYVKKSANIYEADFMKETNEKYKGQPLRTYVGPKYMGGYSDHFPVYLQLK, encoded by the coding sequence ATGAAATCAATCCGTTTCTTTGCTATCGCGGCCATGTTGTTGGCATTGGGTGGCAACCTACAAGCTGCCCCGAAAAAAATCACGGTGGCATTTTACAACTTAGAAAATTTGTTTGACACAGAAGACGACCCCACCATAGACGACGAAGAATTTTTGCCAACTGGTAAAAATCGTTGGGATGCCGACCGCTACCAACGCAAATTGGAGCACATGGCCGACGTAATCGCGCAAATTGGCGACGAAGACGGTCCTGAAGTGTTGGGCGTATGTGAAGTAGAAAACCGCAAAGTAATGCAAGATTTGATTGCAACCCCAAAACTTCGCGACCGCAACTACGACATCGTACACGTAAACTCACCCGACGGACGCGGTATTGATGTAGGCTTTTTCTACAAAAAAGACGTGTTCACGTACCTTTCGCACCGTGCCCTAAACGTGAGCTTTGCCGACGAGCCTACGCTTAAAACACGTGATATTTTGATGGTAAAAGGCTTGCTCAAAGGCGACACAGTGTATTTCTTCGTGAATCACTGGCCATCAAGACGCGGCGGCGCGGCCAGCGACGGCAAACGCAAAGCGGCAGCCACTCGCACACGCGGTGTTATTGACTCGATTTTGACGCAAAGCCCTAATGCTAAAATTTTGTTGATGGGCGATTTTAACGACGAGCCAACCAACGAGAGCATCAAAGACGTACTCAACGCTTCGGGCAACGAAAAAGAGCTAAAAGACAAGCAACTGTACAATGCCATGTGGGATTTGAAACAGGCAGGACGCGGTTCGCATAGCTACCAAAAAGAATGGAGTATGCTCGACCAAATGATTATATCTCAAGGTTTTTTGAACAAAAAAAGCAAAGGTGCTCAGTATGTAAAAAAATCGGCTAATATTTACGAAGCTGATTTTATGAAAGAAACCAACGAAAAATACAAAGGTCAGCCGCTCAGAACGTATGTTGGGCCTAAATACATGGGCGGTTATAGCGACCATTTCCCTGTTTATTTGCAATTAAAGTAA
- a CDS encoding EamA family transporter, protein MKINRYYLAAIAAFVIWGFIPFPLRAVSDYASSQIMFYRISFALLGTIILLLTLKRKALQSDWQKFRSESGLSRRKLLTVMTTASLLLSFNWLLFIYVVNKVSVQAGSFSYLICPILTSLLGYLVLSEKLLRNQWLAISLSAVSCSLVASGSFLGMVMSLLVATSYAFYLIAQRKFQGYDKIVLLGVQLSISFLVIAPWYWLTLPAGGAMLPDGHFLTQTLILGVIFTILPLFLNLFALKELSSGTVGILMYINPLINFTMAFLYFGEMASPQQVVAYVLIFLSIVVYNWHLVSAGRKSVAVAAEIK, encoded by the coding sequence ATGAAAATCAATCGGTACTATTTAGCTGCGATTGCGGCTTTTGTTATTTGGGGTTTTATCCCGTTTCCGCTCAGAGCTGTAAGCGACTATGCCAGCAGCCAAATCATGTTTTACAGAATTTCATTTGCGTTGTTGGGTACTATTATTTTGTTGCTGACTCTCAAGCGCAAAGCCCTACAATCCGACTGGCAAAAGTTTCGTTCGGAGTCTGGGCTGTCGCGCCGTAAGTTGCTGACTGTCATGACAACGGCTTCCCTTTTGTTGAGTTTTAACTGGTTGCTTTTCATTTATGTAGTAAATAAGGTGAGTGTGCAGGCGGGTTCGTTTTCGTATCTGATTTGCCCGATTCTTACTTCGTTGTTGGGCTATTTGGTACTTTCCGAAAAGCTGTTACGCAACCAATGGTTGGCCATTTCGTTAAGTGCCGTAAGTTGCTCGCTGGTTGCTTCGGGGTCATTTTTGGGAATGGTTATGAGTTTATTGGTGGCCACTTCTTATGCTTTTTATTTAATTGCCCAACGCAAATTTCAGGGCTATGACAAAATTGTTTTGTTGGGTGTACAGCTTTCTATTTCGTTTTTGGTGATTGCGCCTTGGTATTGGCTTACGCTGCCTGCGGGTGGAGCCATGCTTCCTGATGGCCATTTTCTGACCCAAACACTTATCTTGGGTGTAATTTTTACGATTCTGCCATTATTTCTAAATTTATTTGCCTTAAAAGAGCTTTCGTCGGGTACTGTTGGGATTTTGATGTATATCAATCCGCTGATTAATTTTACGATGGCGTTTCTGTATTTTGGGGAAATGGCCAGTCCGCAACAAGTCGTGGCGTATGTGCTAATATTTCTCTCAATTGTGGTTTACAATTGGCATTTGGTGTCTGCTGGCCGTAAGTCGGTTGCTGTTGCGGCTGAAATTAAATAG
- a CDS encoding glycine-rich domain-containing protein, which produces MNQELWNEILAFDLDNPPSEYGFSVRLAKEYYWTQDFTQQAIVEYKKFMYLAATSDFMVSPSEIVDCVWHQHLIFTQSYQDFCLLLGKQIQHIPSTHNKDDFDKFRQAKARTLKFYERDFGAQPKSIWAYNDMFESLNLGKAQMKLRTFIIVGILAFICLTVPAYFLLKPVYVQINNPYFVIGFIVLSLVTLLLLELYNRRKLKNIVTEFDKDSFIFHLQPFELVYLKTQNLGNVINGTVNELVDNGTIVVQNKKLELAESNNETTNIAQLQVITILADLGTTSYDRFFSSLVSKPVFGNVSNSMDAFLKYFNKSKKFGNLFYTNFIVLASLLLFSFTRIVTGILRDKPIYLIVLFTVIIVIVMIMFLKNLTKQIATTIIPNFYKNNILSTTQIENNWQWRYFLSGTAVLTTSFAPLVTTVVQNNSGGNCTSSCNSGGSSCSSCGGCGGGGD; this is translated from the coding sequence ATGAATCAGGAGCTTTGGAATGAAATATTGGCATTTGATTTAGATAATCCGCCAAGTGAATATGGTTTTTCGGTAAGGCTTGCCAAGGAATATTATTGGACACAAGATTTTACCCAACAAGCCATTGTTGAATACAAGAAGTTTATGTATTTGGCGGCAACCTCTGACTTTATGGTTTCGCCGTCCGAAATTGTGGATTGTGTTTGGCATCAACATTTGATTTTTACACAATCATACCAAGACTTTTGCCTTCTGCTCGGAAAGCAAATTCAGCATATTCCATCGACGCACAACAAAGACGATTTTGACAAATTTAGGCAAGCCAAAGCAAGAACCCTCAAGTTTTATGAAAGGGATTTTGGCGCACAACCCAAAAGCATTTGGGCATATAATGATATGTTTGAAAGCCTAAATCTGGGAAAAGCGCAGATGAAATTAAGGACATTTATTATTGTCGGAATACTGGCTTTTATTTGCCTAACAGTCCCCGCATATTTTTTGCTCAAACCCGTTTATGTGCAAATAAATAATCCGTATTTTGTTATTGGTTTCATTGTATTATCACTTGTAACACTGCTGTTACTTGAATTGTACAATAGACGAAAGCTAAAAAATATTGTTACAGAATTTGACAAAGATTCTTTTATCTTTCATCTGCAACCATTTGAACTGGTGTATTTGAAGACACAAAACCTCGGGAATGTGATTAACGGAACGGTCAATGAGTTGGTGGACAATGGCACAATCGTTGTGCAAAACAAGAAGCTTGAACTTGCTGAAAGTAACAATGAAACAACCAATATTGCTCAACTTCAGGTCATAACAATCTTAGCCGACTTAGGAACTACTTCTTATGATCGTTTTTTTAGTAGCCTAGTATCAAAGCCAGTTTTCGGGAACGTCTCCAATAGCATGGACGCTTTTCTGAAATATTTTAATAAGTCAAAAAAGTTTGGGAATCTATTTTACACTAATTTTATTGTACTGGCTTCGCTATTGTTGTTCTCATTTACCAGAATTGTAACGGGCATTTTAAGAGACAAACCTATTTATCTGATTGTACTTTTTACTGTTATTATAGTGATAGTAATGATTATGTTTTTAAAAAACCTGACAAAGCAAATAGCCACAACCATCATCCCCAACTTCTACAAAAATAACATTCTGTCCACAACACAAATTGAGAATAATTGGCAATGGCGGTATTTCTTGTCAGGTACAGCGGTTTTAACCACTTCATTTGCGCCATTGGTAACCACTGTTGTACAAAATAATAGTGGTGGAAACTGTACAAGCTCTTGTAATAGTGGCGGCAGTTCGTGCAGTAGCTGTGGCGGTTGTGGTGGCGGCGGTGATTAA
- a CDS encoding FUSC family protein, which yields METDFKSLFVKELKSFFELKKSERLWHIPVLASLCVGIPLLIGYFTHRLDYGLLASTSGLVILHLPTTTVARRMITLLACSFGFMISYTIGLIFSFNPIVSALVIGLFSVAVHWVVRYFEMKPPSSFFFIMLASVASCMPFDPVQIPTRVGLVGMGAMLACMLAFVYSLYITQKYPPKDEVITVKKANFSNFVESLIIGSFMALSLLVGHLLKLQNPYWLPISCAAVLQGMSLHQVWQRSAQRILGTFLGLALTWGLLKFQMNELGICLSIMFLQFMIEMLIVRHYGLAVIFMTPLTIFLAEASHAMHISPDTLIQARWLDITLGSIIGGIAAFFLYHRKIRARTEQQIRKTGLTVLRR from the coding sequence ATGGAAACAGATTTTAAATCATTGTTTGTCAAAGAATTAAAATCATTTTTTGAGCTAAAGAAATCCGAACGTTTGTGGCATATTCCCGTACTCGCGTCGTTGTGCGTAGGGATTCCTTTGCTCATCGGCTATTTTACGCATCGGCTGGATTATGGTTTGCTAGCCAGTACGTCGGGGTTGGTGATTCTGCATTTGCCCACCACCACCGTTGCCCGCCGAATGATTACGTTGCTGGCTTGTTCGTTTGGTTTCATGATTTCCTATACCATCGGCCTGATTTTTAGTTTTAATCCCATTGTTTCGGCTTTGGTGATTGGCTTGTTTTCGGTGGCGGTGCATTGGGTGGTGCGTTATTTTGAGATGAAACCGCCCAGTAGTTTCTTTTTTATTATGCTCGCTTCGGTGGCCAGTTGTATGCCATTCGACCCCGTGCAGATTCCTACGCGTGTGGGGCTGGTTGGCATGGGTGCGATGCTGGCTTGTATGTTGGCGTTTGTGTATAGCCTTTATATTACCCAAAAATATCCGCCTAAAGATGAGGTGATTACGGTCAAAAAAGCCAATTTTAGCAACTTTGTAGAATCGCTGATTATTGGGTCTTTTATGGCTTTGTCGTTGCTGGTGGGCCATTTGCTCAAACTCCAAAATCCGTATTGGCTGCCCATTTCGTGCGCGGCGGTGTTGCAGGGCATGAGTTTGCATCAAGTTTGGCAACGCAGCGCACAGCGTATTTTGGGGACTTTCTTGGGGCTTGCGCTTACGTGGGGTTTGCTCAAATTTCAGATGAACGAATTAGGCATTTGCTTGAGCATTATGTTTTTGCAATTTATGATAGAAATGCTCATTGTGCGGCATTACGGACTGGCCGTTATTTTCATGACGCCGCTCACGATTTTTTTGGCCGAAGCCTCGCACGCCATGCACATTAGTCCCGACACATTGATTCAGGCGCGTTGGCTGGACATCACGTTGGGCAGCATCATTGGCGGCATTGCGGCATTTTTCTTGTATCACCGCAAAATCAGGGCACGCACCGAGCAACAAATCCGCAAAACTGGCCTGACCGTTTTGCGCCGATAG
- a CDS encoding 1,9-bis(guanidino)-5-aza-nonane synthase, whose translation MNPRKQELLQKTIQHIDIKAHNVVPMVDAMATMAFQARNLSRGAHIFNMMQEDKECAVFLTLAGSLISAGLKNVVVDLVKNNMVDAIVSTGANIVDQDFFEALGFKHYIGTQYGIDDTELRDLMIDRIYDTFIDEEDLRICDDTIGQICNSLEPRPYSSREFIREMGRFLDENDKYAEFRENSIVWQCYKKGVPIFVPAFSDCSAGFGLVHHQWHNPTKHVSIDSAKDFLEITKVKLHNPESGLFMIGGGVPKNFVQDIVVACDILEKEAPMHKYAVQITVADERDGALSGSTLKEACSWGKVDVVYEQMVWAEATIAMPLIAGYAYHKGSQAGRPERRFNDVLDKVNVPA comes from the coding sequence ATGAATCCAAGAAAACAAGAATTGCTACAAAAAACCATACAACACATCGACATCAAAGCGCATAACGTTGTTCCGATGGTTGATGCAATGGCTACAATGGCATTTCAGGCACGTAACCTTTCTCGTGGCGCGCATATCTTCAATATGATGCAAGAGGACAAAGAATGTGCTGTATTCCTTACGTTGGCTGGCTCACTTATTTCGGCTGGTTTGAAAAACGTAGTGGTTGATTTGGTAAAAAATAACATGGTGGACGCTATCGTTTCGACGGGTGCGAACATCGTTGACCAAGACTTTTTCGAGGCGTTGGGCTTCAAACACTATATCGGTACACAATACGGCATTGACGATACAGAACTTCGCGATTTGATGATTGATCGTATCTATGATACATTTATTGACGAAGAAGACCTTCGCATTTGCGACGACACTATCGGCCAAATCTGTAACTCGTTAGAGCCACGCCCTTACTCTTCACGCGAGTTTATCCGTGAGATGGGTCGTTTCCTTGACGAAAATGACAAATACGCTGAGTTCCGCGAAAACTCAATCGTATGGCAATGCTACAAAAAAGGTGTACCTATTTTCGTTCCTGCCTTCTCTGACTGCTCGGCTGGTTTCGGCTTGGTGCATCATCAATGGCACAACCCAACCAAACACGTGTCTATCGACTCGGCTAAAGATTTCTTGGAAATCACGAAAGTGAAATTGCACAACCCAGAATCTGGCTTGTTTATGATTGGTGGCGGTGTGCCTAAAAACTTCGTTCAGGACATCGTGGTTGCTTGCGACATCTTGGAAAAAGAAGCACCAATGCACAAATATGCCGTTCAAATCACGGTAGCCGACGAGCGCGACGGCGCACTTTCGGGTTCTACCCTGAAAGAGGCTTGCTCATGGGGCAAAGTAGATGTGGTATATGAGCAAATGGTATGGGCTGAAGCCACTATCGCTATGCCGCTTATCGCTGGTTATGCCTACCACAAAGGTTCGCAAGCAGGCCGCCCAGAACGCCGTTTCAACGACGTATTGGACAAAGTAAACGTACCTGCTTAA
- a CDS encoding 3'-5' exonuclease family protein → MANNTLMYAIIDIETTGGQPTQDRITEIAVVIHDGEKIVEEYSTLVNPCRSIPYQITQLTGISNEMVRDAPKFYEVAKKIVELTENKIFVAHNVRFDYSFIKKEFNDLGYNYSRKTLCTVRLSRKILAGLPSYSLGRLCESLQIPMTARHRALGDAMATAHLFTLLLQNDAQDTIQKTVADEVKAALLPPSLNRQQISELPELAGVYYFHDAEGRVIYVGKSKSIRKRVLSHFAVDLKSKKAIEFKNNIADITYETTGNELVALLYESHLIKKIKPLYNRAQRRSNFSYGIYDYEDGNGYINFVVEKVRTGQTPLLYLSNADAGKNTLFNMVQQYQLCQKYCGLYKTQGACFDHQIKVCAGACVQKESPESYNERAQKAIKRFRYAHNNFFILGAGRQQYEQSVVWVENGVYKGFGFVDTSTGGTHEDLKNAVKPYADNRDVQQIIRSYMKTMRTEKLIVY, encoded by the coding sequence TTGGCGAATAATACTCTCATGTACGCTATTATAGACATCGAAACCACAGGCGGGCAGCCTACACAAGATAGAATTACGGAAATTGCCGTTGTCATTCACGACGGCGAAAAAATCGTGGAAGAATACAGCACACTCGTCAATCCGTGCCGCAGTATTCCATACCAAATAACACAACTCACGGGCATCAGCAACGAAATGGTACGCGACGCGCCGAAGTTTTATGAAGTGGCCAAGAAAATCGTAGAACTTACTGAAAATAAGATATTTGTGGCGCACAATGTGCGCTTTGATTATTCATTTATCAAAAAAGAATTTAATGATTTGGGCTACAATTATTCGCGCAAAACACTCTGTACCGTGCGCCTGAGTCGCAAAATTTTGGCGGGTCTTCCCTCGTACAGTTTGGGGCGTTTGTGCGAAAGTTTGCAAATTCCCATGACAGCCCGCCACCGCGCCTTAGGCGATGCGATGGCTACCGCGCATCTGTTCACGCTGTTGCTCCAAAACGACGCGCAAGACACTATCCAGAAAACCGTAGCCGACGAAGTAAAAGCCGCACTGTTGCCGCCGAGTCTGAACCGTCAGCAAATCAGCGAGTTGCCCGAACTGGCAGGCGTATATTATTTCCACGATGCCGAAGGCCGCGTGATTTATGTGGGCAAAAGCAAGTCTATCCGCAAACGCGTACTGAGTCATTTTGCCGTAGACTTGAAAAGCAAAAAAGCCATTGAATTTAAAAATAACATCGCAGATATTACCTATGAAACTACTGGAAATGAACTTGTTGCTTTGCTTTACGAATCGCATCTTATCAAAAAAATAAAGCCACTGTACAACCGCGCCCAACGCCGCAGCAATTTTAGTTATGGCATTTATGACTACGAAGACGGCAACGGTTACATTAATTTTGTGGTGGAAAAAGTGCGCACAGGCCAAACGCCCCTACTCTATTTGAGCAACGCCGACGCGGGCAAAAACACGCTGTTTAACATGGTGCAGCAATACCAATTGTGCCAGAAATATTGCGGACTTTACAAAACGCAAGGCGCGTGTTTTGACCACCAAATTAAAGTATGTGCGGGGGCTTGCGTGCAAAAAGAGTCGCCCGAAAGCTACAACGAACGCGCCCAAAAAGCGATAAAACGTTTCCGATACGCACACAACAATTTTTTTATTTTGGGAGCAGGCCGCCAACAATACGAACAAAGTGTGGTTTGGGTGGAAAATGGTGTGTATAAAGGTTTTGGCTTCGTGGATACGAGCACAGGCGGCACGCACGAAGACCTCAAAAATGCCGTAAAGCCTTACGCCGACAACCGCGACGTACAGCAAATTATTCGCAGCTACATGAAAACAATGCGCACCGAAAAACTCATCGTGTATTAG
- the folE gene encoding GTP cyclohydrolase I FolE, giving the protein MSNIPPIKDITDLSQFSIDEIGDEHLFSSYETPLRSDAFALDDETKIQLIEERFRDIMDILGLDLTDDSLKGTPHRVAKMYVKEIFSGLNPANKPKVALFENKYRYDQMLVEKDITLFSNCEHHFVPIIGKAHVAYISNGQVIGLSKINRVVQYFAKRPQVQERLTVQIAKELQTMLKTEDVAVLIDAKHLCVSSRGVEDNSSATVTAHYSGKFRDEKTRAEFLAYVYNGK; this is encoded by the coding sequence ATGTCGAATATCCCGCCAATTAAAGATATAACCGATTTGAGCCAGTTCAGCATAGACGAAATTGGCGACGAACATTTGTTTTCTTCTTACGAAACGCCTTTGCGCTCTGACGCTTTCGCGCTGGACGACGAGACCAAAATCCAACTCATCGAAGAGCGTTTTCGGGACATTATGGACATTTTGGGTTTAGACCTCACCGACGACAGCCTGAAAGGGACACCGCACCGCGTGGCCAAAATGTACGTGAAGGAGATTTTTAGTGGCTTGAATCCTGCCAACAAACCCAAAGTAGCTTTGTTTGAAAATAAATATCGCTACGACCAGATGTTGGTGGAAAAAGATATTACGCTTTTCTCCAATTGCGAACATCATTTTGTGCCGATAATCGGCAAAGCGCACGTAGCGTATATTTCTAACGGTCAGGTAATTGGGCTATCAAAAATCAATCGTGTGGTACAGTATTTTGCCAAACGTCCGCAGGTGCAAGAACGCCTGACGGTACAAATTGCCAAAGAACTACAAACCATGCTCAAAACTGAAGATGTGGCCGTACTGATAGATGCCAAGCATTTGTGCGTGTCGTCGCGCGGCGTGGAAGACAATAGCAGTGCAACCGTAACGGCGCACTACAGCGGGAAATTCCGTGACGAGAAAACACGCGCCGAGTTTTTGGCCTACGTCTATAACGGCAAATAA